Proteins encoded in a region of the Perca fluviatilis chromosome 8, GENO_Pfluv_1.0, whole genome shotgun sequence genome:
- the fbln1 gene encoding fibulin-1 isoform X2 — protein MAPCVVLLCSLFGVLLGQGVEQISIEDCCKDGQKRGNDNEECVSLSLISGSDTCRIVQEQCCVTVLEDNMCTTGINMAKDQGACDSLFTNTCETKTTKMCCDCCLLGKATQEQGLPCDHNLSVGYQCGLVSRACCVDGAPDNQTTAKTELPNKDETSDSGDNSVLSDQCKGKCAHNCVGNGTCSCFKGYKLKPDGKSCEDINECLLGASNCRGGERCINTEGSFRCQREVSCGTGYELTDNNNCKDIDECESGIHNCGPEFECQNTQGSFRCLPKVKCGAGFIQDALGNCIDINECVSQTGPCNRGQICINTVGSYICQRNSVNCGRGYHLNEEGTRCVDIDECKGPEKVCAGHGCINLIGSYRCECETGYIFNSISRFCEDINECRHYPGRLCAHKCENTLGSYQCSCTTGFKLAADGRNCDDLNECESNPCSQECANVYGSYQCYCRRGYQLSDIDGMTCEDIDECALPTGGHICSYRCHNTPGSFHCSCPVSGYTLAPNGRSCQDIDECVTGTHTCTVNQSCFNVQGGFRCLSFECPNNYRRVGETRCERLLCNDSVDCPAMPLRITYYYLTFPTNIPVFTNIFRMGPSHTVAGDDIQIVITSGNEGGFFKTERVPTGGVMSVAKLINQPQDFELSLELRLRRYGTLSTYLAKVLVFVTQEEPRVPYNPLLE, from the exons atggcTCCGTGTGTGGtgctgctctgctctctgttcggAGTTCTCCTTGGCCAAG GAGTGGAGCAGATCTCCATAGAGGACTGCTGTAAAGATGGCCAGAAGCGTGGCAATGATAACGAAGAGTGtgtgtccctctctctcatctctgggTCAGATACATGCAG GATAGTGCAGGAGCAGTGCTGTGTAACAGTGCTTGAGGATAACATGTGCACCACTGGTATCAACATGGCCAAAGACCAAGGAGCCTGCGACTCTTTATTCACCAACACCTGCGAGACCAAGACTACAAAG ATGTGCTGTGACTGTTGTCTTCTGGGGAAGGCGACCCAGGAGCAGGGCCTACCCTGTGACCACAACCTGTCCGTGGGCTACCAGTGTGGCCTTGTGTCCCGGGCCTGCTGCGTGGATGGAGCCCCAGACAACCAGACCACAGCAAAAACTGAAT taccaaacaaagatgaaaCCAGTGACAGTGGAGATAATTCAGTATTAAGTGATCAGTGCAAAG GGAAATGTGCTCATAACTGTGTGGGAAATGGCACTTGTTCCTGTTTCAAAGGCTACAAACTCAAGCCAGATGGAAAGAGCTGTGAGG ACATCAACGAGTGTTTGCTGGGAGCCAGCAACTGTCGGGGAGGAGAGCGTTGTATCAACACAGAGGGCTCATTCCGTTGCCAGAGAGAGGTCAGCTGTGGGACTGGCTATGAACTCACTGACAACAACAACTGCAAAG ACATTGATGAGTGTGAGAGTGGCATCCATAACTGTGGCCCAGAGTTCGAGTGCCAAAACACACAGGGTTCGTTCCGTTGTCTCCCTAAAGTCAAATGTGGTGCGGGCTTTATCCAGGATGCCCTCGGCAACTGCATTG ATATCAATGAATGTGTCAGCCAGACGGGCCCATGCAACCGCGGGCAGATCTGCATCAACACAGTTGGCTCGTACATCTGCCAGAGGAACtctgttaactgtggtcgagGATACCACCTCAATGAAGAGGGCACACGCTGTGTTG ATATTGATGAGTGTAAGGGCCCTGAAAAGGTCTGTGCAGGTCATGGTTGTATCAACCTGATAGGCTCCTACCGCTGTGAGTGTGAGACTGGCTACATCTTCAACAGCATCAGTCGGTTTTGTGAGG ATATTAATGAATGCAGGCACTACCCTGGCCGCCTGTGTGCTCATAAGTGTGAGAACACTCTGGGATCCTACCAATGTAGCTGCACCACCGGCTTCAAGCTAGCTGCTGATGGCAGGAATTGTGATG ATTTAAATGAGTGTGAGAGCAACCCATGCAGTCAAGAGTGTGCCAACGTGTACGGCTCCTACCAGTGTTACTGTCGCCGTGGCTACCAGCTCAGTGACATAGATGGCATGACTTGTGAAG ATATAGATGAGTGTGCCCTGCCCACTGGAGGTCATATTTGCTCCTATCGCTGTCACAACACCCCTGGCAGCTTCCACTGTTCCTGTCCTGTCAGTGGCTACACATTGGCACCCAATGGGCGCAGCTGCCAGG ATATTGATGAATGTGTGACGggaacgcacacatgcacagtgaATCAGAGCTGCTTTAATGTGCAGGGAGGATTCAGATGCTTATCCTTCGAGTGTCCAAACAACTACCGGCGCGTTGGAGAGAC TCGATGTGAACGCTTGCTTTGCAATGACTCTGTCGATTGCCCTGCCATGCCCCTGAGAATAACCTACTACTACCTCACCTTCCCCACCAACATCCCCGTCTTCACCAACATCTTCCGCATGGGCCCCTCCCACACCGTGGCCGGCGATGATATCCAGATTGTTATCACCTCTGGCAACGAGGGCGGTTTCTTCAAGACGGAGCGGGTTCCCACCGGCGGCGTGATGTCGGTGGCAAAGCTCATCAACCAGCCGCAGGACTTCGAGCTGTCTCTGGAGCTAAGGCTGCGTCGCTACGGCACGCTCAGCACATACCTTGCTAAAGTGCTGGTGTTTGTTACCCAGGAGGAGCCCAGAGTACCTTACAATCCCCTACTAGAATAA